Proteins encoded in a region of the Mucilaginibacter sabulilitoris genome:
- a CDS encoding PIN domain-containing protein: MVKLLIDTCVWLDIAKTSKGESTLNLLANFIEQGEVSLILPEIFYAEFDRNKERVVADAGKSLSSQFKKVKEMVAEHGDQESKGSILAQLNDIDKKIPTMSDNAFNTIVRMEEVTKNAEIISVSDEIKLRATQRAIDKIAPFHLSKNSIGDALIIECYNEYKIQNLAQEFGLMFITHKCK; the protein is encoded by the coding sequence ATGGTCAAATTATTAATAGACACCTGCGTCTGGCTGGATATTGCCAAGACTTCCAAAGGTGAAAGTACACTGAATTTACTTGCAAACTTTATTGAACAGGGAGAAGTGAGTCTTATTCTACCGGAAATATTTTACGCTGAATTTGATCGCAATAAAGAAAGAGTCGTTGCCGATGCGGGTAAAAGCTTATCAAGTCAATTTAAAAAAGTTAAAGAGATGGTTGCTGAACATGGTGATCAGGAATCCAAAGGAAGCATTTTAGCCCAGCTCAACGACATTGATAAAAAGATACCTACCATGAGTGATAACGCTTTTAATACGATTGTTAGGATGGAAGAAGTAACGAAGAATGCAGAAATAATTTCTGTTTCTGATGAAATAAAGCTTCGTGCCACACAAAGGGCGATTGATAAAATAGCGCCATTTCATCTTTCTAAAAACAGCATTGGTGATGCTCTCATTATCGAATGTTACAATGAGTATAAAATTCAAAATTTAGCGCAGGAGTTTGGTTTAATGTTTATTACCCATAAATGTAAATGA
- a CDS encoding PRTRC system protein C, giving the protein MEVTTISRVFLHKNNGQEVRLADPARPNEIMTTEDVRNYYANIYPILTTAKIRGPEFKDDEMQYHFETTMGTKG; this is encoded by the coding sequence ATGGAAGTTACAACAATCAGCAGGGTGTTCCTGCATAAAAATAATGGTCAGGAAGTGCGCTTGGCAGACCCTGCAAGACCCAATGAAATTATGACTACCGAGGATGTGCGGAATTATTACGCCAACATTTACCCGATACTCACCACCGCCAAAATACGAGGCCCCGAATTTAAGGACGATGAAATGCAGTACCATTTTGAAACCACGATGGGAACGAAAGGCTAA
- a CDS encoding helix-turn-helix domain-containing protein: protein MGKSVLKVQRLEAGEIKKILNTNDAYTVGVRLYLVYLVALGHSSRKLSELHNISFKQITNWVHRFEQDGIEGLKDKKGRGRRSAMSDGQLNRIKELVLKESPANYGFLSEKWTGPLLAQWIKTEYGLEYQKAQIYNLLEKIGIAFEKKAGLVIKV from the coding sequence TGGCGAGATAAAGAAGATATTAAATACAAATGATGCTTACACAGTAGGCGTAAGGTTATATCTTGTGTATCTGGTAGCTTTAGGTCATTCAAGCAGGAAGTTGTCTGAACTTCATAATATCAGCTTCAAGCAGATTACGAATTGGGTACATCGATTTGAACAAGATGGCATCGAGGGGCTAAAGGACAAAAAAGGCCGGGGAAGGCGAAGCGCTATGTCAGATGGACAGCTGAACCGGATAAAGGAACTGGTTCTAAAAGAAAGCCCCGCCAATTATGGCTTCCTGTCAGAAAAATGGACAGGGCCGCTACTGGCACAGTGGATCAAAACGGAATACGGATTAGAGTATCAAAAAGCTCAGATATACAACCTTCTAGAAAAGATAGGGATCGCCTTTGAAAAAAAAGCTGGCTTAGTTATAAAAGTGTAA
- a CDS encoding ApeA N-terminal domain 1-containing protein encodes MAKNNDHIRKCNGQWSVPDGTAVPGQLTIEYEKGAILLEIYSTIDIEGNNAELLFNSINAVRNYYVDVIWGFAGELGDVTLFQCSWHSSEGVGAGLIINRYRAEFLIRDIHLRKDFRVKAAKFNYPYLGGFFFGFNNLNLLHEIKDLTILGDYYNKEMVVTDNLKLNYGSDIKEFFEDLGSKKRVQVIDEVIFKYNESVQIKDLMIDALNFRHLLEFSYGSRLPIQVKEIEFADLSDEQKLRKRLHSEGENQCYHITNFNLNYAEIVQMGSLNQNEMLFSRWTLSLEELTAVIQRWFKLSNLKNVVDYYLESVNERTGMKSPQTHVKINNLFLNLIQGLEDFYREMLEPQAIKKDRELFDMKKATILKDIQDASLKQWLNNTFKFTRYLSLEDKLQGLVDHCRPALETVFKPLDWTNFPTASKDLRHTLSHGMNKSQHLSADLYLNYYMAKLLLTNCLLQALKISPIFYRATLQTNYLHNELFGQIITRQKAAAKRINE; translated from the coding sequence ATGGCTAAAAACAATGATCATATCCGAAAATGTAATGGACAATGGTCTGTTCCTGACGGAACAGCTGTACCCGGACAACTTACCATAGAGTATGAGAAGGGGGCAATTTTATTGGAGATTTATAGCACAATCGATATAGAGGGTAATAACGCGGAACTGCTATTCAATTCCATTAATGCCGTACGTAATTATTATGTGGACGTGATATGGGGATTTGCGGGGGAATTGGGAGATGTTACCTTGTTTCAATGTAGCTGGCATAGCAGTGAAGGGGTTGGTGCAGGCCTAATTATAAATAGATATCGGGCCGAATTTTTAATTAGGGATATTCACCTTAGAAAAGACTTTAGAGTTAAAGCAGCAAAGTTTAACTATCCGTATTTGGGCGGCTTTTTCTTTGGTTTTAATAATCTAAATCTTCTGCATGAAATTAAGGATCTTACTATACTTGGAGATTATTATAATAAAGAAATGGTTGTCACAGACAATCTTAAGTTGAACTATGGTTCAGATATTAAAGAGTTTTTTGAAGATCTTGGTAGTAAAAAAAGGGTTCAGGTAATTGACGAGGTTATTTTTAAATATAACGAATCCGTACAAATAAAGGATTTGATGATAGACGCATTAAATTTTCGGCATTTATTGGAGTTTTCCTATGGTAGCCGATTACCAATTCAAGTTAAGGAAATAGAATTTGCGGATTTGTCAGATGAGCAAAAACTAAGAAAGAGATTACATAGTGAAGGAGAAAATCAATGTTATCATATCACTAATTTTAACCTAAATTATGCTGAGATTGTCCAAATGGGTTCTCTAAACCAAAACGAAATGTTATTTAGCCGGTGGACTCTTAGCCTTGAGGAGCTGACTGCGGTAATACAGCGTTGGTTCAAATTGTCTAATCTTAAGAATGTGGTTGATTATTACCTGGAGAGCGTTAATGAACGGACGGGCATGAAATCTCCGCAAACACATGTAAAGATCAACAACCTTTTTTTGAATTTGATTCAGGGACTTGAAGATTTCTATCGTGAAATGCTGGAACCTCAAGCAATCAAAAAAGACCGAGAGTTATTTGATATGAAGAAAGCTACAATTTTAAAAGATATCCAGGATGCATCTTTAAAACAATGGTTGAATAACACCTTTAAATTTACAAGATATTTATCGCTGGAAGATAAACTTCAGGGCCTTGTTGATCATTGCCGGCCAGCATTGGAAACAGTATTCAAACCTTTAGATTGGACAAATTTCCCAACCGCATCAAAAGATTTAAGGCATACTTTATCCCATGGCATGAACAAAAGCCAGCATCTGAGCGCCGACCTTTACCTAAATTATTACATGGCTAAATTACTGCTAACTAATTGTTTGTTACAGGCACTTAAAATAAGTCCAATTTTTTACCGCGCTACTCTGCAAACCAATTATCTGCATAACGAACTATTTGGTCAAATCATTACGAGACAAAAAGCAGCAGCGAAAAGAATTAATGAATAA
- a CDS encoding PRTRC system protein B has product MTNISEQFNNQFAPVKALLIYQNQAIQKDNYGYETDKNEVYVESYDIGKRGQPINAHPLSIAEMVTLSKLFQATEELKTNYLKPKGLLPANVLYLDAQAEGYVVWYTPPMATNLFFVDGLQIPKGEAHIPAMVWKASKNSLNVYALKGKTKPNANTPLYHAPYFNIYDSGNVCMGTVQISIDRFTRLEDFICKWEAYLYIMEIVVLRHFW; this is encoded by the coding sequence ATGACGAACATAAGTGAACAATTTAACAACCAGTTTGCGCCAGTAAAGGCACTGCTAATATATCAGAACCAAGCCATCCAAAAAGATAACTACGGTTACGAAACCGATAAAAATGAGGTTTATGTAGAAAGTTATGACATTGGTAAACGGGGGCAGCCAATCAACGCCCACCCGTTAAGCATAGCAGAAATGGTGACTTTGAGCAAGTTGTTTCAAGCTACCGAGGAACTGAAAACCAATTATCTAAAGCCAAAGGGTTTACTACCTGCCAATGTATTATATCTTGATGCACAGGCCGAGGGTTATGTGGTTTGGTACACGCCGCCGATGGCAACCAATTTGTTTTTTGTAGATGGTTTGCAAATTCCAAAAGGTGAAGCACATATTCCCGCAATGGTTTGGAAAGCCAGTAAAAACAGTCTTAATGTGTATGCCCTGAAAGGAAAAACAAAGCCGAATGCTAACACGCCTCTTTATCATGCACCTTACTTCAATATTTATGATAGCGGTAATGTATGTATGGGAACGGTGCAAATTTCCATAGACCGTTTTACCCGATTGGAGGATTTTATCTGCAAATGGGAAGCTTATTTGTATATTATGGAGATAGTGGTTCTTCGTCACTTTTGGTGA
- a CDS encoding single-stranded DNA-binding protein: protein MLFTGRITANAEVRTIKGDKQVTNFTVALNQRYKTKAGEKKEKTAYVNCSYWVNPGLAVYLTKGAIVEISGWVEAQTWKNREGKVQADLGCAVDTVKLFGSNGVKPNDTSKEKKAEKKAVAAGGGDDDDLPF, encoded by the coding sequence ATGTTATTCACAGGAAGAATTACCGCAAACGCCGAAGTAAGAACCATTAAAGGCGACAAACAAGTAACCAATTTCACCGTAGCCCTGAACCAACGTTACAAAACCAAAGCGGGTGAAAAAAAGGAAAAGACCGCTTACGTTAACTGCTCTTACTGGGTAAACCCCGGTTTGGCTGTTTACTTGACCAAAGGCGCAATCGTTGAAATTTCAGGATGGGTGGAAGCCCAAACATGGAAAAACCGTGAGGGCAAAGTACAGGCCGACTTGGGTTGCGCTGTTGATACCGTGAAGCTTTTCGGCTCAAACGGTGTAAAACCGAACGATACGTCCAAAGAGAAAAAAGCGGAGAAAAAAGCCGTGGCAGCGGGTGGCGGTGACGACGACGATTTGCCATTCTAA